A single genomic interval of Anopheles marshallii chromosome 2, idAnoMarsDA_429_01, whole genome shotgun sequence harbors:
- the LOC128707858 gene encoding homeobox protein prospero, with amino-acid sequence MMSSEEDSDSFGLYVDKLLKNNPTNTVTISSNGSNSNSSNGSNSNSKRSRQRVDAGEPRNSYSSIPSFSSRPSFMSSGLYGAIFSQAQQQHFSGLFGPGGYGPAAASKMLNELLGRQVKQAQDATDPDTISMLSAIEAAAASISSSVAGSINNGVSSGDCGLTADSGVNGASGGGVVNSTKLGFESVTNLNNNNTNTNNNNTSASNQTGGNNNPNSNHSGTGDSAKCAKNGKSNSATVSVSDVTMGSNRRSSSSSSTSSNSSSSSSSTSSSSSNSSNSSSNALANTNGENNGGSGGNGGGDSGSATSAPKSGSRNVATAGNSNNNNSSAVDGSCSNGLGGVIDLDGDSTTPPATSELAHHMLRNILQGKKDLMALDHELRATIQGNQSGQHGAGGRISPDNNNVIGSKNNNHSNAIFDVSKISENSLGAIVNGCDLSDASEVVKGASGTGASSASKHRAANGNNQNAKATHGASDSTKCDDLLGTSADVCRLANGGSSGVVETINPKQEKSDVIDELVASLPDEVDETVPSPASSTGGGSTGGLITKQEMMDLDDCCLDDKDRDERTPTPGSGIVPSRAEPEALNMKRARVENIVSSMRASPAILSQPQVNGCKKRKLYHPQQHDNSAAERYAAAAAAGLNLGLTLQNFMLSSSAAAAAAAAAANSTSMPVTDPTTTDDDDDLVETVTTPHIHQKRVEKDVLKSQLRSMQEQLAEMQQKYVQLCSRMEQQSDTTQEVVDDSSSSDIMEDDVSAPDLSPEKPHLSASTPVKDVAGSKGQSNAAAAAAAAAAAADASSMLQMMSKMMSAKLHNTLPSTHPLQAGGFNGTHPFLQHMQQAAAAAAAMPHETIGQQQAPQHSQQMSNAAAMYQKLFLEQEARLVKAEQAERNLQASNQQLLQQQQQQQQQQQSLQHQQSQQQQLMPPSQQQQHPALMQDRNPGSSASQVIQSQVTMPHQQQPQAQNQTSQALLQSPVQHPQTQHQQHSPPHPQPAQQSCGLVQPMPTNAPLQPHAVAQQQQQQQQQQHPPVQSQQLSPTHVPMQTVAQTANHVPSTSMGGHIPAMPKGTSIPSDLTNRLNMMRSSATSVGPMSGTDLEGLADVLKTEITASLSNLVDSIVTRFVHQRRFLGKQSEAAAAAAEQLNKDLLMASQLLDRKSPRTKISQPDRSGSIGASQSGNAPMLSTPNLNNAPLPMAPSVVGPVPVVGMSAPTGNGNCVQQQPPLANVNGCAGPRLNGSSFPAMPAMPAMHVPAAGSTHDPKGGQQQQQQLAAAAASMNTIGMPPHVRPSPSTAMFQTSKTPQNINPVAAVALYNSMNQALGTPSQVNPFCLPPPEPREHNPEQNEALSLVVTPKKKRHKVTDTRITPRTVSRILAQDGIIPSSNQVQVDSQQQSQQQQQPPSQQQSQSQQQQQQSQQQQQLPLGGANSCHGSGLGSNNSSSNNNNNNSCSKNNNNLSGQQQQQQQQSQSQVASQQSTPAQQQQTQPSQFNSQSGGTVQPTGPTTPTDCKSPRSSFHGAASSMLPVSLPTSVAIPNPSLHESQVFSPYSPFFNPHGPHGGPHGPQPSQFHHMKVSSSPPGINGMLDPRDSPPLPHPPTMLHPALLAAHHGNSPDYGHIRASMDVNDRNSDCTSADISFNGMEPTISFSNLQLFDPSVAANQSLTPVNSSTLTPMHLRKAKLMFFWVRYPSSAVLKMYFPDIKFNKNNTAQLVKWFSNFREFYYIQMEKYARQAVSEGMKNADDIHVSNDSEIYRVLNLHYNRNNHIEVPQNFRYVVEQTLREFFRAIQGGKDTEQSWKKSIYKIISRMDDPVPEYFKSPNFLEQLE; translated from the exons ATGATGTCATCGGAGGAAGACTCTGATTCTTTCGGTTTGTACGTCGATAAGTTGCTAAAGAACAACCCTACCAACACAGTGACGATCAGCAGTAACGGcagtaacagcaacagcagcaacgggagcaacagcaacagcaagcgaAGCAGACAGCGCGTAGACGCGGGCGAGCCAAGAAACAGCTACTCCTCGATACCCAGCTTCAGTTCGCGGCCGTCCTTCATGAGCAGTGGTCTATACGGGGCTATTTTTAGCCaggcgcagcagcaacatttcaGCGGACTATTCGGTCCCGGCGGTTACGGACCGGCGGCCGCCAGCAAGATGCTTAACGAACTGCTCGGCAGACAAGTGAAGCAGGCCCAGGACGCAACCGATCCGGACACGATTAGCATGCTATCGGCGATCGAGGCTGCCGCGGCCAGTATCAGCAGCAGTGTGGCCGGCAGCATCAACAACGGCGTAAGCAGTGGCGACTGTGGACTTACGGCGGACAGTGGTGTGAACGGtgctagtggtggtggtgtggtgaaCTCCACCAAGCTCGGGTTCGAAAGTGTGACGAatctgaacaacaacaataccaACACGAACAATAACAATACGAGCGCCAGTAATCAGACGGGCGGCAACAACAATCCGAACAGCAACCATAGCGGCACTGGTGACAGTGCGAAGTGTGCCAAGAACGGCAAGAGTAACAGTGCGACGGTGTCGGTGTCGGATGTGACGATGGGCTCGAACCGGCGCAGCAGCAGCTCGAGCAGTACGAGCAGCaacagtagtagcagcagcagcagcactagcagcagcagcagcaacagtagcaacagcagcagcaatgcgCTGGCGAACACCAACGGTGAGAACAATGGTGGCAGTGGTGGCAACGGTGGCGGCGACAGTGGCAGTGCTACGAGTGCGCCCAAGTCGGGCAGTCGAAACGTGGCCACCGccggcaacagcaacaacaacaacagcagtgcAGTGGACGGCTCGTGCAGTAACGGCCTCGGTGGTGTTATAGACCTTGACGGTGACTCTACAACACCACCAGCCACGAGCGAGCTGGCGCACCACATGTTGCGCAACATCTTGCAGGGCAAGAAGGACCTGATGGCCCTCGATCACGAGCTGCGCGCGACGATCCAGGGCAACCAGAGTGGCCAGCACGGGGCCGGCGGTCGGATATCGCCGGACAACAACAATGTGATCGGTAGCAagaacaacaaccacagcaacGCGATCTTCGACGTGAGCAAAATCAGTGAGAACAGTCTCGGCGCGATCGTGAACGGGTGCGACCTGAGTGATGCGAGTGAGGTGGTGAAGGGTGCCAGTGGTACGGGGGCTTCGTCCGCTTCGAAGCACCGGGCGGCAAACGGCAATAATCAAAATGCGAAAGCGACCCACGGCGCTAGTGATAGTACGAAATGTGATGATTTGCTGGGCACGTCCGCGGACGTTTGCCGTTTAGCGAATGGTGGAAGTTCCGGTGTGGTGGAAACGATCAATCCCAAGCAGGAGAAGAGTGATGTGATCGACGAGCTGGTGGCGTCGTTACCGGACGAGGTGGACGAAACCGTACCATCGCCGGCGTCCTCCACCGGTGGCGGTAGCACCGGCGGTCTTATCACGAAGCAGGAGATGATGGACCTGGACGACTGCTGTCTCGACGATAAGGATCGGGACGAGCGAACGCCAACTCCGGGCAGCGGCATCGTGCCGAGTCGGGCCGAACCGGAAGCGCTCAACATGAAGCGCGCCCGGGTGGAAAACATTGTGTCGTCGATGCGCGCCAGTCCTGCGATTCTGTCCCAACCACAGGTGAATGGTTGCAAAAAGCGCAAGCTGTACCATCCGCAACAGCACGACAACAGTGCGGCCGAGCGATATGCGGCTGCGGCAGCGGCCGGTCTGAACCTCGGTCTGACGTTGCAGAACTTCATGCTGAGCAGCAGCGCAGCGGCcgcggcagcggcagcagccgcGAACAGTACCTCCATGCCCGTTACCGACCCGACAACGaccgacgatgatgatgatctggTGGAGACGGTAACGACGCCCCACATTCATCAGAAGCGGGTGGAAAAGGACGTACTTAAGTCGCAGCTGCGCTCGATGCAGGAACAGCTCGCCGAGATGCAGCAGAAATATGTGCAATTGTGCTCGCGCATGGAGCAACAGTCGGATACCACGCAGGAGGTGGTAGACGACAGCTCCTCCAGCGACATCATGGAGGATGACGTGAGTGCGCCGGACCTATCGCCCGAAAAGCCGCACCTGTCGGCTTCGACGCCGGTCAAGGATGTGGCCGGGTCGAAGGGACAGTCGAATGCGGCAGccgcggcagcagcagcggcagcggcagcCGATGCCTCCAGCATGCTGCAGATGATGAGCAAGATGATGTCGGCAAAGCTCCACAACACTCTGCCCTCGACGCATCCGCTGCAGGCGGGTGGCTTCAATGGTACGCATCCGTTTCTGCAGCACATGCAACAAGCGGCAGCCGCCGCGGCAGCGATGCCACACGAAACGATCGGACAGCAGCAAGCGCCCCAGCACAGCCAGCAGATGAGTAATGCTGCCGCCATGTACCAGAAGCTGTTCCTCGAGCAGGAAGCGCGGCTAGTGAAGGCGGAACAAGCGGAACGGAATCTGCAGGCTTCCAACCAGCAgctgctccagcagcagcagcagcagcagcaacagcagcaatcgcTTCAACACCAGCAatcccaacagcagcagcttatGCCGCcatcgcagcagcaacaacatcccGCTCTTATGCAGGACCGGAATCCCGGCAGCAGCGCATCACAGGTAATACAATCGCAGGTAACTATgccgcaccagcagcaacctcAAGCACAAAATCAAACTTCCCAGGCACTGCTACAATCGCCTGTTCAACATCCACAGacccagcaccagcagcattcGCCGCCCCATCCACAGCCCGCACAGCAATCCTGTGGATTGGTGCAGCCCATGCCGACGAATGCACCGCTGCAGCCGCACGCTGTcgctcagcagcagcagcagcagcaacagcagcaacatccacCAGTGCAATCGCAACAACTCTCGCCAACACACGTCCCAATGCAAACAGTGGCGCAGACGGCCAATCATGTGCCATCGACATCGATGGGTGGCCACATCCCCGCCATGCCGAAGGGGACATCCATACCGTCCGATCTGACGAACCGGCTGAACATGATGCGCTCGAGCGCCACCTCGGTCGGCCCCATGTCCGGTACGGACCTCGAAGGTCTGGCGGACGTGCTGAAGACGGAGATCACGGCCTCGCTCTCGAATCTGGTCGATTCGATCGTTACGCGGTTCGTGCATCAGCGACGATTTCTGGGCAAGCAGTCGGAAGCAGCGGCCGCAGCGGCCGAGCAGCTAAACAAGGATCTGCTGATGGCCTCGCAGCTACTGGACCGCAAGTCACCGCGCACCAAGATCAGCCAGCCTGACCGCAGCGGCAGCATTGGCGCCAGTCAATCAGGTAACGCACCTATGCTAAGTACACCTAATCTTAACAACGCACCTCTGCCGATGGCCCCGAGCGTGGTGGGtccggtaccggtggtggGTATGTCTGCGCCCACCGGCAACGGTAACTGcgtccagcagcagccaccGTTAGCGAACGTTAACGGTTGTGCCGGACCACGGCTGAACGGGAGTTCCTTTCCCGCGATGCCGGCAATGCCCGCCATGCACGTACCGGCTGCGGGATCGACACACGACCCGAAGGGTggccagcaacagcagcaacagctcgCGGCTGCCGCGGCCAGTATGAACACGATCGGTATGCCTCCTCATGTACGTCCTTCTCCTTCTACAGCTATGTTCCAAACATCGAAAACGCCACAGAACATCAATCCGGTTGCGGCGGTGGCGCTCTACAACTCGATGAACCAGGCCCTCGGGACGCCCAGCCAGGTGAACCCGTTCTGCCTGCCACCACCGGAACCCCGCGAGCACAATCCCGAGCAGAACGAGGCGCTCAGCCTTGTGGTGACGCCGAAAAAGAAGCGACATAAGGTGACCGACACGCGCATTACACCTCGAACAGTGAGTAGAATTCTTGCTCAGGATGGCATTATTCCGTCCTCGAATCAGGTGCAAGTTGATTCACAACAACAAtcccaacaacagcagcagccgccaTCGCAGCAGCAATCGCagtcgcagcagcagcagcagcaatcgcaacaacagcagcaactgccGCTGGGTGGAGCAAACAGCTGTCATGGGAGCGGTCTGgggagcaacaacagcagcagcaacaacaacaacaacaacagctgcagcaaaaacaataacaatctgagtgggcaacagcagcagcaacagcagcagtccCAGTCTCAGGTTGCGTCGCAGCAATCGACCCcggcccagcagcagcaaacgcagCCTTCCCAGTTTAACAGCCAGTCGGGCGGTACGGTCCAACCGACCGGTCCGACCACCCCCACGGATTGCAAATCGCCGAGGTCGTCCTTCCATGGGGCCGCCTCGTCGATGCTGCCCGTCTCACTGCCTACCTCGGTTGCGATTCCGAACCCATCGCTGCACGAGTCGCAAGTCTTTTCGCCCTACAGCCCCTTCTTCAATCCGCACGGTCCGCACGGTGGCCCGCACGGTCCGCAGCCGTCGCAGTTCCACCACATGAAGGTGTCGTCGAGCCCGCCCGGCATCAATGGCATGCTGGACCCGCGTGATTCCCCGCCACTACCCCACCCGCCGACGATGCTGCATCCGGCCCTGCTGGCAGCCCATCACGGCAACTCACCGGACTACGGACATATCAGAGCGTCGATGGATGTCAACGATCGCAATTCCGACTGCACCTCCGCTGATATTTCCTTCAACGGAATGGAACCTACTATATCCTTTTCAAATCTACAACTATTTGATCCTTCCGTTGCAGC TAACCAATCCTTAACTCCGGTGAACTCGTCAACCCTGACGCCGATGCACCTGCGCAAGGCGAAGCTGATGTTCTTCTGGGTACGGTACCCAAGCTCAGCCGTGCTGAAGATGTACTTCCCGGACATCAAGTTCAACAAGAACAACACCGCCCAACTGGTCAAGTGGTTCTCCAATTTCAG GGAATTCTACTACATTCAAATGGAGAAGTACGCCAGACAGGCGGTAAGCGAGGGCATGAAGAATGCGGACGACATCCATGTAAGCAATGACAGCGAGATTTACCGCGTCCTCAACCTACACTACAATCGGAACAATCACATTGAG GTGCCCCAAAATTTCCGATACGTTGTTGAGCAGACGCTGCGTGAATTCTTCCGCGCGATTCAGGGCGGCAAAGACACCGAGCAGTCgtggaaaaaatcaatttacaaAATCATCTCCCGAATGGATGATCCTGTGCCGGAGTATTTCAAATCTCCGAACTTCCTCGAGCAGCTGGAGTAA